A DNA window from Desulfomonile tiedjei contains the following coding sequences:
- a CDS encoding B12-binding domain-containing radical SAM protein, with amino-acid sequence MRVLLANPGYPQTFWSFDSVLKMIGKRILFPPLGLLTVAALLPENWDVKIRDLTGQDISDEDWRSCDVVMISGMVTQYTGIVELIRESKRKGKSVVVGGPLAFHIPQDMLEFGADIVVRGEVEEGVQMLVEALERGRSGFIIETPPRPDLKHCVPPKYDLLDLDIYETMAIQFSRGCPFRCEFCDITLMFGRSVRTKAPQQVLKELDILYDLGWRKGILFVDDNFIGQPLSAKALLRQLIPWMDERGYPFEFITQASVNLAADPEMLDLMVRAGFFRVFMGIETPDRESLRQAKKFQNTSVDLDQVCETVNRAGLQVIAGCIIGFDNEEPGADQRLIEFANRNHIPEMFVTLLQAGPGTEIWKRLQAEDRLLSTSCDDSFGSQTGLMNFLPTRPMSQIVEEFINIHEVLYERESYLKRTFEHLSRMVPPPVSKGFATPSLLETLAALKVVLRLGVIHSSRWTFWKSLIRGMIKFPKRMGHFFAYCVTLEHYYAYRRTIKDQLTAKLPKIQQEARVRRSVPFQTGQEEKGVGC; translated from the coding sequence ATGAGAGTTCTCCTAGCAAATCCAGGGTACCCGCAAACCTTCTGGTCTTTCGACAGTGTTCTGAAGATGATAGGCAAAAGAATCCTCTTTCCGCCTCTCGGACTATTGACGGTTGCCGCATTGCTTCCCGAGAACTGGGATGTCAAGATCAGGGACTTAACCGGCCAAGACATATCGGACGAAGATTGGCGGTCTTGCGATGTGGTCATGATTTCGGGAATGGTCACTCAATACACCGGAATCGTCGAACTGATCCGAGAAAGCAAACGCAAGGGGAAGTCTGTTGTCGTAGGCGGTCCCTTGGCATTTCACATTCCGCAGGACATGTTGGAATTCGGCGCGGACATCGTGGTCAGAGGAGAGGTGGAAGAAGGTGTTCAGATGCTCGTGGAGGCACTTGAACGCGGGCGATCAGGGTTCATCATCGAGACGCCTCCCCGACCGGATCTGAAACATTGTGTCCCGCCGAAATACGATCTGTTGGACCTCGACATTTATGAGACCATGGCTATTCAGTTTTCCAGGGGGTGCCCTTTCCGCTGTGAGTTCTGCGACATTACTCTCATGTTCGGGCGGTCGGTCAGGACAAAAGCGCCGCAACAAGTTCTAAAAGAACTCGATATTCTTTACGATCTTGGTTGGAGAAAAGGTATTTTGTTTGTCGACGACAACTTCATCGGGCAGCCGCTCAGCGCAAAGGCGCTGCTGAGACAACTGATTCCATGGATGGACGAACGAGGCTATCCATTCGAGTTCATCACTCAAGCATCTGTGAACCTTGCCGCAGATCCCGAAATGCTGGATTTGATGGTCCGAGCGGGATTCTTCAGAGTGTTTATGGGGATCGAGACACCGGATCGTGAATCCCTTCGTCAGGCAAAGAAATTTCAGAATACTTCGGTGGATCTCGACCAGGTATGCGAGACGGTGAACCGGGCCGGATTGCAGGTAATCGCCGGTTGCATAATAGGCTTTGACAATGAGGAGCCAGGGGCCGATCAACGTTTGATCGAGTTCGCCAACCGCAACCACATACCGGAGATGTTTGTTACCCTGCTGCAGGCAGGGCCGGGAACGGAGATCTGGAAGCGGCTACAGGCTGAAGATCGGCTCCTCTCAACCAGCTGTGACGACAGCTTCGGTAGTCAAACCGGCCTGATGAACTTCCTTCCAACGAGGCCGATGAGCCAGATCGTTGAGGAGTTCATTAATATCCATGAGGTGCTTTATGAGAGGGAATCCTATCTCAAACGCACTTTCGAGCATTTATCGCGGATGGTTCCGCCTCCGGTAAGCAAGGGCTTTGCCACACCGTCACTGTTGGAGACATTGGCAGCGCTAAAGGTTGTTCTGCGCTTAGGGGTAATCCACTCTTCGAGATGGACATTCTGGAAATCACTAATCCGGGGAATGATAAAGTTCCCCAAGAGGATGGGTCATTTTTTCGCCTACTGTGTCACGCTGGAGCACTATTACGCTTACCGTCGAACCATTAAAGACCAGTTGACGGCAAAATTGCCGAAAATTCAGCAGGAAGCTCGCGTTCGACGGTCTGTACCGTTTCAGACAGGTCAAGAGGAAAAAGGTGTTGGGTGTTGA